Proteins encoded by one window of Cannabis sativa cultivar Pink pepper isolate KNU-18-1 chromosome 4, ASM2916894v1, whole genome shotgun sequence:
- the LOC133036514 gene encoding uncharacterized protein LOC133036514: MEQLRDILAMLNRPPTTASAPEAPTDPSTPPPAASPPVEEEEVFPDDYDPYEGAPATPIEAQPVIHVHDTESQGEIMSIEAQHAVVKSRKRERKPPVWFGDYTEMKRRHRPSSNFDPLEPPDEKLLTTFRKWCVGLIPNHRLRDLRSGDYGPGFFWIMLTPKEWLTDDHIDAAMHMLRRRRTDYPLTFPQKGVILSTFVTSMISSAWTSHKGPRRNFVWEDYILDYCRWVHKVLF; the protein is encoded by the exons atggagcagctcagagacatattggccatgttgaatcgtccgccaacgacagcttcagcaccggaggccccaacagatccatctaccccaccaccagctgcttcacccccagtagaagaggaggaggtcttccccgacgattacgatccttatgagggagctccagcgactccgatcgaggcacaacctgttatccatgtacatgacacCGAGTCGCAGGGTGAGATTATGTCGATAGAGGCACAACATGCAGTGGTTAAGAGTCGGAAGAGGGAGAGAAAGCCTCCTGTATGGTTCGGTGACTATACGGAGATGAAGAGGAGACATAGGCCATCTTCAAATTTTGATCCCCTGGAGCCACCGGATGAGAAATTGTTAACCACTTTCCGAAAGTGGTGTGTTGGACTCATTCCGAACCACCGACTTcgggatttgagaagtggtgattacggtccaggattcttttggataatgctcacaccaaaggaatggcttacagatgac CATATAGATGCAGCAATGCATATGCTGAGGAGGCGACGCACCGACTATCCACTGACATTTCCTCAGAAGGGTGTCATTCTCTCCACATTCGTGACCAGCATGATCAGCAGTGCATGGACGAGCCACAAGGGTCCGAGGAGAAACTTTGTGTGGGAGGATTATATCCTGGACTACTGCAGATGGGTtcataaggtattgttttag